The Acidobacteriota bacterium DNA window AGGCCAGCCGGCCAACTGGGAGGACGTCCGCTGGACGGGCGTACTGGAGAAGCGCGACGGCCGCTGGGTGATTGTGCAGATGCACTTCTCTTCCCCCACTGATCGGCCCGAGAAGGGGTAGGAGAAAGCCGAAACGTAGACGTTTCGGTAGTCGGCGGGTTGGTGCCGACAGGCACTGATTCGCCGACAACAGATAAGCAGGAAAACGCTGGACCGCTGACAAAGAGAGATAGCTCGTGGGTGAAACACCGAAATGGAAACACGCCGCAGCGGGGGGCGAGCGGGATCTGAAGAAGCTGTTCCCGCAGTTACAGGAATACTGTTCGCCGAGGGTTATCGGCGAGGTGAACGATGTCTTTGTCAAGATCACGAAAGTGATCGGTGATGACGTGCCGTGGCACACGCACAACGGCGAGGACGAGATGTTCTACATGGTGAAGGGTTCCATGCAAATGCAGCTCCGGGACAAACCAGCCTTCACTCTGGCCGAGGGGGAGTATTTTATC harbors:
- a CDS encoding cupin domain-containing protein, giving the protein MGETPKWKHAAAGGERDLKKLFPQLQEYCSPRVIGEVNDVFVKITKVIGDDVPWHTHNGEDEMFYMVKGSMQMQLRDKPAFTLAEGEYFIVPRGTEHRVSAERECWMLLIEPKATKHTGDVASKITKTIEEQMGS